The Notolabrus celidotus isolate fNotCel1 chromosome 6, fNotCel1.pri, whole genome shotgun sequence nucleotide sequence GATTAGATCAGATATCAAGTGCTCATCATTTAGAAGAACATGGATGTGGATTGAGTAAATGTGAACCCTCTGTTTATCTAGTTTTCTCTTTCAATGATCTACTGTAAGACGAACGTGTCTCCTCTGAAGATCAATAATCAATGATCCTAATCATTTTTGGACTGACCCTCTGCACTGGGTTTTTGTTGTGCGTTTGAACGAACAGCTCCAGCGTcgacagctgctgctccttccACTCCACTGGCTCTTCCACCTTTGGAGGCTCTGAGcggaaacacaaaccaaacaacaacatttcactgtCAGGATCTGGTGTGTAGTTTCCATGCTGTGATCCATATatcaacactcaaacacacagtttACCTTCAACGGGTGGGTTCCAGTAGTTTTTTAGTCTGCGGATGATGCGGTGCAGCAGGTGGGGTCTGGTGGGTTTCTGAGGGGGCAGATCTGGAGGCCTGAGGCTGGGAGCTGTGTAGGTCACGGAGACTTTCCGGGCCAGAGGCCACTCCTGATAGATATCAACACAGTGTAAGATTAAAACAGAGACCAGGCACTGAATCAGAGATGAAACTATAAGGATTATAGATAACTAACGATAACCCCATGATGTCTGCTTCAATCTTGACCCAAtcaaagtgaacatttttaCAGTAAGTCTTTGAATCATTTAATGTAACCTCTATCTCAACAGATTTGTTCCACTGAATCAgggatgtgttttaaaaagacgACCGCTGAAAATTTTGTACCCAGAAAGCCTGGACACAAGAGATTTCAAAACAATGAACATCAGTCTGCAGactgcattaaaatgtaaatacaatttaaatcatatttcaaattaaaagtattTCTCTTTCATGATACCAAAAGTTACAGCAGCACTTTGGTGAGTGGACTTCAGATGGGCAGCTTCTTAAGGTAGAATGATACAttgattttaatctttaatgtcACATTAACTGAATGTTTACAAGTGTGTAAGCTCATGTTTTAGCCCACTGTATGGTATGCACTTTTGGatgtaaacatacaaacaaacaaacaaacaacaaacaaagtaaTCACATatacagctctggaaaaaattaagagaccactgcacatttttctgaaaTCAACATCTCTACATGTATGACAGCCATTCTATTCCAGTGTATGTTGAATTCCAACACAAGCACACCTCATTCTACTTAATGAGGTACTGATTAGGTGATCACCTGAAACAAATCTTATTTAACGAGGAAAAGTATAAAAACCACTGCTGAGGTCATCACTAGTCTCTTGCAATAGGACCAGCTGGATGGCAAAAACAGTGCTAGAAAAACCTCTAAAGTAATTGGAATCAAAAAATAGCTATTTACCATGCCAAAAgagttgaaaagaaaagttttgacTGAGGAAAAGAAGGGTTCAATTCTGGCTTTACTGGCAGAGAGATACAGTGAGCGTCAGGTTGCTTCCATCCTTAAAATTTCTAAGACGGCTGTTCATAAGAACAAGGTCAAGCAGCAGACATTGGGGACAACAAAGCTACAGACCGGCAGAGGGCGAAAACGACTCTCCACTGACCGGGATGACCGTCAACTCATTCGAATGTCACTCAACAACCGTAGGATGACATCAAGTGACCTACAAAAAGAATGGCAAATGGCAGCTGGGGTGAAGTGCACGGCAAAAACGGTTCGAAACAGGCTCCAAGGGGCAGGGCTCGAGTCGTGTAAAGCAAGAAAAAAGCCCTTCATCAAtgagaagcagaggagagcCAGGCTGGGGTTTGCAAAAGACCATAAGGATTGGACCATAGAGGACTGGAGTAAGGTCATCTTCTCTGATGAGTCCAATTTTCAGCTTTGCCCAACACCTGGTCGTCTAATGGTTAGACGGAGACCTGGAGAGGCCTACAAGCCACAGTGTCTCGCACCCACTGTGAAATTTGGTGGCGGATCGGTGATGATCTGGGGGTGCTTCAGCAAGGCTAGAATCGGGCAGATGCGTCTTTGCGAAGGCCGTCTGAATCAAGCCACGTACAAGGTTATCCTGGAAGAAAACTTGCTTCCTTCTGCTCTGAAAATGTTCCCCAACTCTGAGGATTGGTTTTTCCAGCAGGACAATGCTCCATGCCACACAGCTAGGTCAATCAAGGTGTGGATGAAGGACCACCAGATCAAGACCCTGTCATGGCCGGCCCAATCTCCAGACCTGAACCCCATTGAAAACCTCTGGAATGTGatcaagaggaagatggatggtcataaaccatcaaacaaagctgagctgcttgAATTTTTGCGCCAGGAGAGCATGCTAAGACGCATGAAAGCTGTGATTAAAAATCAGGGTTAttccaccaaatattgatttctgaGCTCTTCctaagttaaaacattagtattgtgttgtttaaaaatgaatatgaacttgttttctttgcattatttgacgtctgaaaacactgcatcttttttgttattttgaccatctgtcattttctgcaaataaatgctctaaatgacaatatttttatttagaatttgggagaaatgttgtcagtagtttatagaataaaacaaaaatgttcattttactcAGACACATACCTATAAATAGTAAAATCAGAGCAACTGTTAATTTTGCAGTGGTCTCTTAATTTTTGCCAGAGCTGTATTTTGTAAGATACGGCATGTGAGTTAACTTTTATGGAAGAAATAATCCTGTAATATCTGACATAAATGATGAGGTGTGGGATTTGCAGGGCAACTCAGTATACGGTATGATGATGTTTACAATATCACAAGCCAGCCTTTCTGCAATGACTGATAAATGTCATGACATgtcaatgatttattggtctattggcacaccacttcattctgttgtGTTACTCTTATTTTGAACTGTAATGTTGGAGAAACCTGGCAAAGAATATTCTTTGAGACTAATCTATTTTTATCTTTCTTCTTTAAAACAGGTGACACACAAGAGATACTCAGCAGAAACATAGTGTTCTTATATCGGATTATCCTCCTTGGTAGTAGCTGACATGGCTTAATACCAATATCAGGATCAGAATctgctttattggccaggtatgctttaacacacaaggaatttgactttggtaaactgtgctctctttgtacaaggcataagaataccAGATATTGTTATGAAAGGCTCCCACTGTCTCTATATTAAACTCTGACCAAAGCACACCGGGACAAAAAGTATAAAGCCTTACCCGTAGAGTACTAAACCAGTGTGCTGCTTCGGTCTTCATTGGCCCAAGGTACCAATATCTGTGGAGAGAAATGTTTGATTACTCATTGATTTACTGATATGATTCAACAGGACTCATCTTGGAAACCAAATGTTTCATCTTACTTGCTGATTGTTGCAGCAACATCTCTAAAAGCACCCCAGCGTAGACCCATCAGAGCGAAGACTGGCTGCTCCGTCTCGCCCTGGAGAACatggacaaacacacatttgtgctGTCAGAAGAAATCTTCCTCGCACAAATAAAGTTATCATCCTTCATAATAATGTAATCTTATCACTTCATTTGAATAAGACACATATGTTCAACaatttgacattatttcaaAACTATTTTCTTGAATGATGTTTCGTTAATCTGAAAACAAACGCTGATGTGGGCAGGTATCTATCTTCAAGAAATAAAGAAGGTAACAGCTTTGTAGAGTAAAGAGGAGTGTCTCACTTTGATCTGAAGCACGTCCAGAGGGACAGTTTCTCCCTGCAGGATGGACAGTGTTGCTGACACAATGTCTCTGAAAAAATGTTCCAAAagtattaaataaatgaaaaacatccaATATAAAGATAATCAGGGGACGTGTTCTGCTGCTGAGATACTTACTTGACCTTGTTATCACTGAGATGATGTAGACTTGGACTCAGAGAATTGTGTTCGCCGAGAGGAATGAACCCAATGGGAGTGCTGCTGAATGTGTCCTGTAGTCATCAAACACCCGTCAGTCAATGagtaaagaaaagtttaaatacATCTGTTCTTCTATAAGACATAAAGCTAAGCCAGGTCAGAGATCAAAATGAAAGCTTGTGTGATGCTCACCTGATCTGGCCTTCGCAGTAAACCTGTGACGACCTCCTGCAGCGTGCCGTCCCCTCCGGCCACGATCAGCATGTCTGTCTGCTCCATGAACTCCATCAGCTTTTTGGCCTGGCCTTCATAATCTGTCTGTGGAGGAAAAAGGTAAACACTTCATGAAGCCACACAAAGGGGATTTTTCATGCAAGATTTTATAATATTCATGGATTCCATAATTTCAGCGTACCTTTACTATTGTAATCTCCACACCTGCCAGGTGTAAAATGGGAGCAGCATTCTTTTCAAACAGGTTGTTGGCTTTCCTGAGAAACAAGAGACCACTTTTTTGTTATGTGCACTTCTTCTTTTGCATTAGAGAACAGATATTTCATTTAACTCTTTGCCTGGTATATGaatgaatgacaataaacacaACTTCACAGGTTGTGCATATTCTAATGAAACTGGCATCTGAGGCTGAAACAGTAAACAATATGCGTGTGTTCGTACCCGCTGCAAGCTGCAGGGTTTAAGATCACTGTTGCTTTCCTCAGCCTCTCCTGTGGTTGAATCAGTTGCCGCCCAAATTCCTGAGATGACAGAATCAGAcacagagatgaagaagaggttTCACATGTTTGAAAACttagagcagaaccagactcatgttagacgaatatctgctgagaccgtgttggagcgagggatggagggagggagagagagagagagagagagagagagagagagagagagagagagagagagagagagagagagagagagagagagagagagagagaagcagctggagtctaTCCATGCATTTTGTATCATGCCTCCCAAATTTAAGCACACTTTCCCAAACTTATAAAACCAGCAGCATTAATGTGTGGGCTGATTTTGCACCCATCCAGGGTGAAGGTATTGAATACTCTTGCTGCACTTTGTAGACGGTCCATACATACTCAAGTCATGTCTGCTGGTGCAGAGAGGCTTATTATTACAAGcaaaattaagaaattaatGTAGGGTAACagtgaaaatacaaacaaaagcagcaagaAAAATAAGCTTTTCAAAAAAGATGTAATACTTGTATCCATGCAGTAAGGGGAAATTTTGGCATGAAATATCTTGAAACCTGATTTGTATTTGGACCTGTCAGGTCAATATAGCTTATATTAAGTTAAATTCAATATTTGGACTAGCAATTAGACAAATTCAGTCAGTTTGTGCATCATCCAATCAGCTGTCATGTAGGTAAAGGAGAGTTGGAGGCTTTAGCACTTTATTTACTCAGTAACAGCTGCTATGTAAAATGTATCGGAGTGAAATACCCTTTTTAAGAAAATACCGAAGTAAAATGAAAAGCACTGATAGTAAAAAGCTCTTTAGAAAGGCACAAGTACATAAAACGCTCCTCCATAATGCAGTAACGTCAGTATAGTATAATAGGTTATTTTCCATCCCTGATTATAAGTGATGTCTTACCCTGGCAGCGGTACAGGCCTCCCTCCGCAGAACATTGTCACTGGTGAGACAcaatgaataaatgttaaaaacatgaacaacactGTGTTCAACCTGTAATCAGAACCAGAGGTGCCTACCAGTGCTTTCCGTACAGCCAGTGGCCTCCGTatgacagcagacacacagctaCTGTGGACTTCTTCCAGTGATTCCGCAGAGTACGGAACATTTTCACAACCCGAGCCATAGTTTAGATTAAAACTCCCCAAACCTATGTCTTATAAAGTGCTACATTTATGTCAATACCGACGCGCTAATGTCATGAATGACAAATTTCCATCCCTGCGGTCACTGGTCTACAAATGTCAGCAGCATGGACATCTTGGTGTAACTCCAAAACAGTACGGAGAAACACAGGGCGGAACCAATGTTGTAGCCGCTTGATTATCATGACATATtttcatgaaacacaaggattctTTCAAAGAagattcataaaaataaatatttgaccGTGTATTGAAAATGGAATCCACATAAACCGGTCATACTTCAATACAAATGCATATTTATCGTATTTACATATATAAACTACAACTCCCAGTTAGCAAGGCGGGTCTTTAGACCAAAGGACCTCGCCTGAAGAAAACTAGAGAAAAATATCGTAAAGTTTAAAATTGTACACTGACGATTTTCTACAGTACAATTAGTAAAATAGGGTGGTGTTTTCTTATTCCTCAAACCTAGCTGAAATATAATTAATGCACTACTCCTCTTGTATACACAACTAAACTACAACTCACTTCCAACAAGGCAGCCTCAACCGTCCGAGGACCTCGCCTGaaaagaattaaagaaaattATTGTAATGTTATAATCATACTCTTATTCTTTGTAGGTCATTCATATGCATGTagatattatttatttgattggtTGAACCGGATTTTAACTTGTTGAGATAATTTTAAATTTCACACCGGCACGAGCGCGGACCCTCCTGCTGATTGTCAGAGAGTATCATGGCGGCGCAGATGGCGGTAAATTCGGGTATGAATcacatattttctttcatttataaaCATACGCTTACAGATATATGTATTGCTACTAGTTTGTTTGCCACACAGAAACACGGACACCCTCCCCTTTGTAGCGCCAGCTCAGTCGCAGGTGTTAATGTCACCTTATGGTGATGGGGCGCTCAAGTTTGGCACTTGTGCTAGGCTAACTGGGCCTAGCCTGCATGCAAACGCAGCTGATGAGGGAACACTCTTGGGCTAGCACGTTTTCACACTGAGTAAATACACCTGTACGATAAAGTTAGGTCATTCTGTGAAGGTATTGTGAAAAACCTGAAGAAACTGTTTCAGATGAACCAGCAACAAGTTTAtttatcagaaaacaaaagtgaaactgTGACATAGAGAGCAGATGAATGTTTGACATCATTGTTTGATATATAAAGTAATTTCACTCACAGTTATAGTCTGCCTCGATTAACTTTATGAAACAGGTACTAAACCAACCCTCAGTCTAAAGTACCAATAGTGAGCAATGTGTCTATTTCACTTGTTTACCTGTGACACTTGGTCAGATTTGTTTTCCTTACCGGTGTGTCGGTTTAAtgtgtgaccctgttaactggcgacTTTCAGCTCAATGAGCATTCACAACACGACAGTCCCTCGAAAGTCCCTGTTTCATAATCATGTCGAAATGTACTGATCAGACATGTCTTCAGTGAAAACCAAACTAACAGGTGGGGCCAAGACGTAACTACGGCAACCACAGACGCGTTCATTTTAAAGTCGCCAGTTCACAGGGTAACATTATGAACCGCAACACCGGATTGGGTGACTTCTGGGCTTTCTGTAGGTTTTTTAATACTGCAATTAATAAAAACGTGATAATATCAACATAAAAGGAGCATTCTACAAGAATGAGACTTTAACTAAAGTTATTAATTTAACAGGTGTATTAAAAAAGGAAGCTCGTATTAATATATCCGCCTTTAATCAGTCATATTAAAGTGTAAGGCCTACACAAACATGTCTGTGGTTATTCTTTCATGatataacaacatcatgaaagAGTCAATGATCCAACATAAGTTCTGTTGATAAGTTGTAAATGGCAAACTACTGCTACATCACAAAAATCTCAATTAATCGTATTAAATTAGGAAACTGTTTAATGAATACAATCAATCTTTTCAGACTCAGCGTGTATATTTCACCTGTTAGATGGAGGTCaggtattttatttacattatggGCATGCTTTTAAACCATTTGGATGAAGTCATATGAAGCTCTACCCAGCTGCCAGCACACCTTAAGTTATATATCTAGTAATTAGTTTGTATAATTTGGTTTACAGTGTACAGGACTGAGCTTGGTGTTATGCAGACAAGATACACTAAcatgttaagaaaaaaaataccatAAGATTagatcaaagaagaaaagaagtaaCCATAACTAGAGTGGTAGAGATCAGTTCTCTGGAGGAGTCGTGAGACCAACCTTTTAATTGACCCACCCAGGAGCCAGTCTGTGGGGGCCGCTGAAGGAGTTGTGGGAGACGGTGGACGGGGCGGTGTTGAGGAGACAGCCTGAGTGTGTCCACCTCTTGGATCTGCTGCTGAAGAAACACAAAGCCAACTTCCTCTCACTCTTCAAAAACCCGGTGAGATGCTGTGCACACACGTTGATCAGATTTGTCATACAGTGTGTTTTCTAaaacttaaatatttatatCATCTGGTGTTATTTTTTAGCCCAAgagtgcagagcagagagaaaaggtGCGTAAAGCCAGCACAGAAGGCATTGCCATCCAGGGTCAGCAGGGGTCACGTCTCCTCCCGGAGCAGCTTCTGAAGGAGGCTTTTATCCTCAGTGATTTGTTTGACATCGGAGAGTTGGCCGCCTTAGAGCTTCTGTTAGCAGGTAAGGTGGACATAAAACATGTGACAAAAGATAGAACAGCTGTTTTGTTGCTGGTTTTCTCTGATGATTACATGATTTGGACTTAAAGCACATTCAGTGATAAAGACATTTTGTCACAACTAATCATGTGTCCCcaggtgagcagcagcagccccatTTTCCCGGCCTGACTCGAGGTCTTGTAGCGGTGCTCCTCTACTGGGATGGAAAGCTTTGTGTGGCAAACTCTCTGCGCACACTCATCCAGTCACGCCAGGGCAAGACCTTCACCCTGGACCTAAGGTAAGAAGGCTGTCTGTGAATAACATCCAAGCACTAACAGAGCTAAAGAGCTATGTGTTTTTATAACTGACCTGTGCTGTTGTGTGTGCTCCTTCTCAGTGGAGAGCTGGTAGCTTTCACCACACGCTTCACAGATGAACTGATGAACCAGGGTCTGACCAAACGCATCCTAACCTTGGTGTCAGAGATAAGTGTGACACGAGAGTTTGAACGTCTGCAGAAGGAGCGCGGCCTGGGAAACGAGAAACACAGGAAAGAGGTGTGATGAAGGGACCAGGGTGGGAACATTTATTGGAGGGATCTCTGTACAGAAGGTTTTATTTGACTCTCCTCTCGTCCCCAGGTTTCTGACCTCATCAAAGAGTGCAGACAGGCTCTTGCAGACAGCCTGTTTTCATGGACCTGTCAGTCACCGCTGACGAAAGATGACACCTTGGCTCTGATTGGCCACCTGGAGACAGTCACAGCTCAAGCTGACGGCTCATTGGACTGTGTGAACATGGCTCTGGTCATGGCTCTGCTGTACTGCTTGGACGTCAGCTTCATAGAACAGGGAacagaagacagagagggtgagagCACAGACTGTCAATTACACACAGGTCACAGTTTATTTAAACTCTTTGACTTTTGAATGCGCAGGACTGATGTTACCtccctgttttttgttttgacattttgtgtttattttgtttttcagaccTCCTGCAGGCTCTGCCGTTACTGACAGAGAGGCAGTATGTGTCTGCAGTGcacagtcgtctgatggacggTCAGCCTTGGAAGCTCCCAGGCCTGCAGGCTGTGTGTCGACTGGCCTGGGCTCTGTCTCTGAGGGTCCTCTCTCAGCTTCCACAGGGATCTGGTGAGAACCCTACTTCTCAGATTCCAGCATTTTGGAGAAAATCCTCAAACCCAAAGTTGATCTCTCAAACATCGTAGACTCTTAAACGTggtattttttttgtacatgtgCTCTGCAGCCCTGGTGGAGTTCACTGAGGCAGACGAGGCTCTGGCTGACCAGGCGCTTCTGGGGGACGTCTTTCTGTTTATGAAGGAGGGCATGCTGGGATGTGAGAGTTTTGCCCAGGAAGAGTTTTATATCCGCCGCCTTCATTCGCTCATCACAGACTTCCTCGCACTCATGCCGATGAAGGTGAGAGATTCTAAAGGTTTCCACTCCCATTGCAAACAAAACATTCTTTTGTTAAATATCTTAGAATTTTTAATCTGAATCGACGATAACAGGACAGACGCTGTTAacatctttttctgtctttgcaggTGAAGCAGCTCCGTAACCGTGCTGATGAGGATGCACGCCTGGTGCACATGTCCATGCAGATGGACAGTGAGCTTCCATCCTCGTTACGCAAAGACTTGGACCACCTCATGATCCTTGTACGTCTATTCTCCTATCACATGCACACGTACATAAACACATCAGCCAACATATCACAGTGCGTTTCACTGAAGTTTTCAAAAATGGAGGTACTGATGGTGGAGGAGAACAAGCTTCACATCTGAGATGAGCAGCATTAAAAGTTTAAAGTCATGAAACTGTTGAAACACTGCagactgtttgtgttttagttttttttttcaaatatctgtttatttgaatttttacacattacatccaaaagatcaatgtaaacaattaaagcaagtgatattttttatataagAGACACAGTAAGTGAATGAACGAAATagcaaccaataataataaatgatgataatttaaaatagaaaatagataaagaaataggaaaataaataaagtgaaactacaataagataaatatgttaatgtttaaaaaaataataattggaaAAGGTATAAAAGcaataagaataacaataaaaaagatatattaaaacagaaataaatgagTGATAATCTACATGGAGAACAACAGAACATTGTTTTAGGTTTTAACAGTCATGATTAATATTTGTCTTTCAGATTGGAGAGTTTTACAATAAGGACTCTTTTGGGCTGGAGTTGGGTCTGGAGTTCTGGTGTCCCACAGAGTCTCTTCAGCACACCTCGCTGCAGGGATCCTACCTGGGAATGGCGCTGCAGAGGCCTCCACATAAACAGGTAAGGGCGCCTCACAGACTTGTATTTAAGGTATGTGTGTTCAAATCTGAAATGTGTGTAGCATAAATTGTGCTTCTTCCTCTTCAAAATCTTTCCCTGTGCTTTGATGCAGGTGGTTTTATCCAAGTTTGTGCGTCAGATGGGAGACCTCCTGCCCTCCACCCTCTACATCTCGTACCTGCGGATGCTGAAAGGCCTCGCCAACGGTCCTCAGTGTGCGCACTACTGCTTTAGCCTGCTGAAAACCAACGGAGCCACACACAGTAAGCGAAGACTGCTGTAATAACATGAAAGGCTTTTTAATCTCTTAGACTCAGTTCAGATATATTTGGAATGATTTCTAGAATGAAAGCTTGTTGAGAAAACATTGGATGTCTCAGCTTTGTGTCTCTGAGGAAACACTTTCATTAAGTGGTAATCTGGATTGGGGATATCCACCATTGGAGTATTAGTCTGTGTTCATGTCTCTTTACGATAcctctgtattttatattgCAAGACTTGTATTGTTAGTTTCTTGATTGTAAACGTTCTGCCATTTAGtccctctttattttattctatccaTTATTTTGCACCAAAACCAACGCTCTCATAGAACGTCTCTGAATGATCTGACTTTGTGTTCACGTGATCAGGTGACAACATCCAGGGAGTTTCTGGCAGCCCCGTGTCTTGGGAGCATTTCTTTCACTCTCTCATGCTGTACCACGAGAACCTGCGGAGAGACTTTCCAAATCCAGACGCGTCGCAGTACCGCCACCCACCACTAAGGGGCATCACACAAAGAGAGCTGGAGGGACTCACCTCATTTCTTCAGTTACTAACCACCATCATTACCTGGGTATGGGACAACATTCATCAGAAGAATCAAACTCTCATGTTATGTAGATTCAAAACAAGAATGATGTGAAGTTTAATGAGTCATcaggttatttttttttatcttctatACATGTTAATgagattattttaaactgtgttaTGATGTTTGTTCCTCTCCAGAGTGAAAATGCTCGTCTGGCGTTGTGTGAGCATCCCCAGTGGACCCCGGTTGTTGTGATGTTGGGGCTGCTGCAGTGCAGCGTTCCTCCCGTCCTGAAGGCTGATCTCCTGCACTGCCTGGCTGCGTTTGGGAAGTCACCAGAGATCGCTGCGTCACTGTGGCAGTCTCTGGAGTACACACAGGTCAGCACTTATAGACTCAGGGAACCAGTTTAGAAGGAGAGTCTGTCAAGTGTCAGTTTTTGTGAATACTGGACCTAAACTGTAAAACTTTAACGTCATGtagctgttgtttttctctaaTAGTGTATTCATTCTCTCATCTGTATCTTTTATCGTAGATCCTTCAGACAGTGCGAGCCCCAGGGCAGAGGCAGGCTGCTGGAATCGAGGTGAGATTTCTGCAGATATTTCTAGAACCCATGGATGTGATTTTAGATACAAACAATCAATCTGGAGACTAATGATTGGCTTCCTCCTCATCACGGTGGAAAACATTCTTCCTTGAAtatagagaaacacacacagtatatattGCAAGCTGCCTCATGTTTTTTCTCTGGACTCTCAGGTGGAGCTGAATGAGATTGAGTCGAGCTGCGAGGAGTATCCCCTAACACGAGGCTTCTGTCATCTGACCAGCACATTGGTCGAGAGCAGCATGCCAGTTAATTTGGGGGCGGGGCTACGTGTCCCAGGTTTTCAACCCTACCTAAACTTCCTGCGTGACTCTGTGTTCCTGCCCTTCCCCACCAGAGCATATCGCCGCCCAGCGGAGAAGGTAAAGTAGCATGTTGAGctttttcacacttttaaacatgcaggcatttacagcagcacacagatctcttcatttctttctcatTCCCAAACTTTACCCCAGTGGGAAGTTGCGGATGCTGTCCTAGAGGTGTTCCACAAGCTGCTGCAGGACTATGAGCCGCAGCCGTCAGACTTTGTCCAAGAGATGGTGGAGCTGCAGGGTGAGCAGCTCCCAGCCGACAAACCACCCGGCCACAGCATCATGTTCCACCTGCTCAACGACTCGCCCATGCTGGCGCTCTGCCTCAGCCTGCTGGAGGAGGGCGTACGCCAGCTGGACACCTACGCACCCTTCCCTGGTGAGAAAACGTATGCAAGAAAACAGATGCttttgtgtctatgtgtgtgtttgtgacgacacgctctgtttctttttgctgACAGGTAAGAAGCACTTGGAGTCAGCCGTGCTGCACTGCCTCTGCCTGCTGGACTTGGCTCTACAGAAGGAGGTGATGTTCATGGACCTCCTCAGGGAGAGCCAGTCCTCCCTCCTGGTGTCCCCACTGGAGCAGCTCCTCCAGGGGGTCAGTCCTCAAACTCGAAGGGCTGATCACATAGTCAACATTGCAAGGTATGTGCACCCAGGTTTTAGTATGCTAATGCAAC carries:
- the agk gene encoding acylglycerol kinase, mitochondrial; translation: MARVVKMFRTLRNHWKKSTVAVCLLSYGGHWLYGKHCDNVLRREACTAAREFGRQLIQPQERLRKATVILNPAACSGKANNLFEKNAAPILHLAGVEITIVKTDYEGQAKKLMEFMEQTDMLIVAGGDGTLQEVVTGLLRRPDQDTFSSTPIGFIPLGEHNSLSPSLHHLSDNKVKDIVSATLSILQGETVPLDVLQIKGETEQPVFALMGLRWGAFRDVAATISKYWYLGPMKTEAAHWFSTLREWPLARKVSVTYTAPSLRPPDLPPQKPTRPHLLHRIIRRLKNYWNPPVEEPPKVEEPVEWKEQQLSTLELFVQTHNKNPVQRRLDDSLMISAEPDDFTVREFITVGNKKEEDPTVFTKNSTKLEVSACQLQLPEGAGGFYNIDNEEYEAMPVEVRLLPRKLRFFISAERREQLLSQTQ